The following proteins come from a genomic window of Pyxidicoccus sp. MSG2:
- a CDS encoding acyltransferase family protein, translating to MAMPAATLDKTPPIQALSGLRFVMSLIVLACHYLPLIAVPPLLKTLLAQGSAAVNCFFMLSGFLLAYNYRDTLASGQLRWRDFMRMRLGRVFPVHLATLALVTPITLYLLDAYPALMARDLAMEVTQAQVAGSWLSNLLLVQVFIPHRLSHIWNGPSWSIGAELFFYLLLPFFARYVLARLNDVRSMARAAAVLFAIQVVAVIATALVIFLLSPPGKGMESRIYHVVYMSPLLRVWEFFLGCVLGTFFLHHQRQGVSPRLTAVLTQAKAHTWALVLVALVALLLALPSPRGFLAGVLQIFRWYVLYTPVCGLLILLLASRRSFVSRLLEHRWMVFMGEASYSLYMIHWLPCVLLVMYKRSGGELAAWWPYASMAGTLVAAVGLFQLVERPARKLLRPGAPAPVPGALLVGRAAE from the coding sequence ATGGCCATGCCCGCAGCCACGCTCGACAAGACTCCCCCGATTCAGGCGCTCAGTGGACTGCGCTTCGTGATGTCCCTCATCGTCCTGGCGTGCCACTACCTTCCGCTCATTGCCGTCCCGCCCCTGCTGAAGACGCTGCTGGCGCAGGGCTCGGCCGCCGTCAACTGCTTCTTCATGCTGAGCGGTTTCCTCCTCGCCTATAACTACCGCGACACTCTCGCATCCGGGCAGCTGCGGTGGCGCGACTTCATGCGGATGCGCCTGGGGCGCGTCTTCCCGGTCCACCTGGCCACCCTGGCGCTGGTGACGCCCATCACCCTCTACCTGCTGGACGCGTACCCGGCGCTGATGGCGCGCGACCTGGCCATGGAGGTCACCCAGGCGCAGGTCGCTGGCTCCTGGCTGTCCAACCTGCTGCTGGTCCAGGTCTTCATCCCCCACCGGCTCTCGCACATCTGGAACGGGCCCTCCTGGAGCATCGGGGCGGAGCTGTTCTTCTATCTCCTGTTGCCCTTCTTCGCGCGGTACGTGCTGGCACGTCTGAACGACGTGAGGAGCATGGCGCGGGCGGCCGCCGTGCTCTTCGCCATCCAGGTGGTGGCGGTGATCGCCACCGCGCTGGTGATCTTCCTCCTCAGCCCCCCCGGCAAGGGGATGGAGAGCCGCATCTACCACGTCGTCTACATGTCGCCGCTGCTGCGGGTGTGGGAGTTCTTCCTGGGCTGCGTGCTCGGAACGTTCTTCCTGCACCACCAGCGGCAGGGAGTGTCCCCCCGGCTGACCGCGGTGCTGACGCAGGCGAAGGCGCACACGTGGGCCCTGGTCCTGGTGGCGCTGGTGGCGCTGCTGCTGGCGCTGCCGTCGCCCCGGGGATTCCTCGCCGGAGTGCTGCAGATCTTCCGGTGGTACGTGCTCTACACGCCGGTGTGCGGGCTGTTGATACTGCTGCTGGCCTCCCGTCGTAGCTTCGTGAGCAGGCTGCTGGAGCACCGCTGGATGGTGTTCATGGGGGAGGCGAGCTACTCGCTGTACATGATTCACTGGCTGCCGTGCGTGCTGCTGGTGATGTACAAGCGCAGCGGCGGAGAGCTGGCCGCGTGGTGGCCGTACGCATCCATGGCGGGCACCCTCGTCGCCGCGGTGGGCCTCTTCCAGCTCGTCGAGCGCCCGGCCCGCAAGCTGTTGAGGCCTGGCGCGCCGGCACCGGTGCCGGGCGCGCTGCTGGTGGGAAGAGCGGCGGAGTAG
- a CDS encoding MBL fold metallo-hydrolase, with protein sequence MSESTYRLADHTCVAPLVQSWTAWWMNVAPIPASLHVHKSQVPLLKAYLQTPDFHARAAKDQALSGGTFVGIAPERAGEVKALLQQMQEAQADRARLAEALEEFQGWLVDEAKGQSLEPLYEKLPEPLRGLVELSYDYINRPFVRVMEGALYRSAYHKPQLQSLRLLPLASDSSRPHLFTTPYLMEPGQIDWAVPFSEERVSRLFETDLSPRPLGYLRDVLGQAVTSDEQLLPLLTEAPPSRYTPWEGPGPRVRYLGHACALVEWKGITILVDPVVSAKPSGGGMPRLTFHELPPRIDYALITHSHPDHLAIDTLLRLRHRIGHLVVPRCNGFLVGDYSPKLLARSLGFQNVLELDTYESIPLPDGELIAVPFLGEHGDIGHAKSSYVVRTGKQQLLFAADSMCVDDAVYRHMRQNLGPVQTVFMNTEIEGAPHTWTLEALFPKKRDRKLEKNRRCRGSNTGEGLRILELLGSTRLYNYAMGLEPWMEHIIGPASPPEAPRMKESERLLTEARARGLTAERLHGPTELLLES encoded by the coding sequence ATGTCCGAGTCCACCTATCGATTGGCTGATCACACCTGCGTCGCACCACTCGTTCAGAGCTGGACTGCGTGGTGGATGAATGTGGCCCCCATTCCGGCCAGCCTGCACGTGCACAAGTCCCAGGTGCCACTGCTCAAGGCCTACCTCCAGACGCCCGACTTCCACGCGCGGGCGGCGAAGGACCAGGCCCTCAGCGGCGGCACCTTCGTCGGCATCGCCCCGGAGCGAGCGGGCGAGGTGAAGGCCCTGCTGCAGCAGATGCAGGAGGCCCAGGCCGACCGGGCACGGCTGGCCGAGGCCCTCGAGGAGTTCCAGGGCTGGCTGGTGGATGAAGCGAAGGGCCAGTCACTCGAGCCCCTCTACGAGAAGCTGCCCGAGCCGCTGCGCGGACTGGTCGAGCTCTCGTACGACTACATCAACCGGCCCTTCGTCCGGGTGATGGAGGGAGCGCTGTACCGCAGCGCCTACCACAAGCCGCAGCTCCAATCGCTGCGCCTGCTCCCGCTGGCGTCGGACTCCAGCCGCCCCCACCTCTTCACGACGCCCTACCTGATGGAGCCCGGGCAGATTGACTGGGCGGTGCCCTTCTCCGAGGAGCGTGTCAGCCGCCTCTTCGAGACGGACCTGTCGCCCCGGCCGCTCGGCTACCTGCGCGATGTGCTGGGCCAGGCCGTCACCTCTGACGAGCAGTTGCTGCCGCTGCTCACCGAGGCGCCGCCCTCGCGGTACACGCCGTGGGAGGGCCCGGGGCCGCGCGTGCGCTACCTGGGGCACGCCTGCGCCCTGGTGGAGTGGAAGGGCATCACCATCCTCGTGGACCCGGTCGTCAGCGCGAAGCCGAGCGGCGGAGGCATGCCGCGGCTCACCTTCCACGAGCTGCCGCCGCGCATCGACTACGCGCTCATCACGCACAGCCACCCGGACCACCTCGCCATCGACACGCTGCTGCGGCTGCGCCACCGCATCGGCCACCTGGTGGTGCCGCGCTGCAATGGCTTCCTGGTCGGTGACTACTCCCCCAAGCTGCTGGCCCGCTCGCTGGGGTTCCAGAACGTCCTGGAGCTGGACACCTACGAGTCCATCCCCCTGCCGGACGGCGAGCTCATCGCCGTGCCCTTCCTCGGCGAGCACGGTGACATCGGCCACGCCAAGTCCTCGTACGTGGTGCGCACCGGCAAGCAGCAGCTCCTCTTCGCCGCCGACTCCATGTGCGTGGATGACGCCGTCTACCGGCACATGCGCCAGAACCTCGGCCCCGTCCAGACGGTCTTCATGAACACCGAAATCGAAGGCGCCCCGCACACCTGGACGCTCGAGGCGCTCTTCCCCAAGAAGCGCGACCGCAAGCTGGAGAAGAACCGGCGCTGCCGTGGCAGCAACACGGGCGAGGGCCTGCGCATCCTCGAGCTGCTGGGCTCCACGCGGCTCTACAACTACGCCATGGGGCTGGAGCCCTGGATGGAGCACATCATCGGGCCGGCCAGTCCTCCCGAGGCTCCGCGCATGAAGGAGTCGGAGCGATTGCTCACCGAGGCCCGGGCCCGAGGCCTCACCGCAGAACGGCTCCACGGCCCCACCGAGCTGCTCCTGGAGTCCTGA
- a CDS encoding cyclic peptide export ABC transporter, with the protein MTLIQFFLRVSKRSLVLPVLCGVLSGAASAGLISLINSLLERSVPATAATALRFVGIGLVALVARVASQLFLNNLQQEMLQKMRMQLAHQIISTPLRRLEEFGGHRLLAVLTDDVNTISNSLLCIPHILINSAILVGCLLYLAWLSPTVLLGLLAFMAVGFVSYRLPMSRALKYIRASRDKQDGLYKLFEAIIHGIKELKLHPGRREAFLDKNLTGLTSELRRLNVLGFSLFSAASSWGMFLFFAFIGLMLFVLPNYGEQGGAGLLVSYTLTVLYLQQPLDALMTNIPFLSRGQVALRKVEQLSGLVEGLSESARALPAPRASFTRLELRGVTHSYHREREDSSFTLGPISLTLEKGELVFLVGGNGSGKTTLAKLVTGLYSPESGEVRLDGVPITVDNREEHRQCFSTVFSDYYLFDSLLGLAPAGLVPRARQYLERLHLNHKVQLGDDGSLSTTELSQGQRKRLALLTAWLEDRPIYVFDEWGADQDPIFKTVFYEELLPEMKRAGKTVLVISHDDRYFHVADRLLHLDSGKLRPQTEPAPAGARQLAS; encoded by the coding sequence ATGACTCTCATCCAGTTCTTCTTGCGTGTTTCGAAGCGCAGCCTCGTGCTGCCAGTCCTGTGCGGCGTGCTCTCCGGCGCCGCCAGCGCGGGGCTCATCTCCCTCATCAACTCCCTGCTGGAGCGCTCCGTCCCCGCCACCGCCGCCACGGCCCTGCGCTTCGTCGGCATCGGGCTGGTGGCGCTGGTCGCCCGGGTCGCCTCGCAGCTCTTCCTGAACAATCTCCAGCAGGAAATGCTCCAGAAGATGCGCATGCAGCTTGCCCATCAAATCATCTCCACCCCGCTCCGGCGGCTGGAGGAGTTCGGAGGACATCGGCTGCTCGCGGTGCTGACGGATGACGTGAACACCATCAGCAACAGCCTGCTGTGCATCCCCCACATCCTCATCAACTCCGCCATCCTCGTCGGCTGCCTGCTGTACCTGGCCTGGCTGTCGCCGACCGTCCTGCTGGGGCTGCTCGCCTTCATGGCGGTGGGCTTCGTGTCGTACCGGCTGCCCATGTCACGGGCGCTCAAATACATCCGCGCCTCCCGGGACAAGCAGGACGGGCTGTACAAGCTCTTCGAGGCCATCATCCACGGCATCAAGGAGCTCAAGCTGCACCCGGGCCGGCGCGAGGCCTTCCTGGACAAGAACCTCACGGGGCTCACCAGCGAGCTGCGGCGGCTCAACGTCCTGGGCTTCAGCCTCTTCTCCGCCGCGAGCAGCTGGGGGATGTTCCTGTTCTTCGCCTTCATCGGGCTGATGCTCTTCGTCCTTCCCAATTACGGGGAGCAGGGCGGCGCGGGTCTGCTGGTGAGCTACACCCTCACCGTGCTGTACCTGCAACAGCCCCTGGATGCACTCATGACCAACATCCCCTTCCTGAGCCGCGGCCAGGTGGCCCTGCGCAAGGTGGAGCAGCTCTCCGGCCTGGTCGAGGGCCTGTCGGAGTCCGCTCGCGCCCTCCCCGCGCCGAGGGCCTCCTTCACCCGCCTGGAGCTGCGCGGCGTCACCCACTCGTACCACCGGGAGCGCGAGGACAGCAGCTTCACCCTGGGGCCCATCTCCCTGACGTTGGAGAAGGGCGAGCTCGTCTTCCTGGTGGGAGGCAATGGCAGCGGCAAGACGACGCTCGCCAAGCTGGTCACCGGGCTCTACTCACCGGAGTCCGGCGAGGTTCGGCTCGATGGTGTCCCCATCACGGTGGACAACCGTGAGGAGCACCGCCAGTGCTTCTCGACGGTGTTCTCCGACTACTACCTCTTCGACTCCCTGCTGGGACTCGCGCCCGCCGGCCTGGTCCCCAGGGCCCGGCAGTACCTCGAGCGGCTCCACCTGAACCACAAGGTGCAGCTCGGCGACGACGGCTCCCTCTCCACCACCGAGCTGTCCCAGGGCCAGCGCAAGCGACTGGCGCTGCTCACCGCCTGGCTGGAGGACCGCCCCATCTACGTCTTCGACGAGTGGGGCGCGGACCAGGACCCCATCTTCAAGACGGTCTTCTACGAAGAGCTCCTTCCCGAGATGAAACGCGCGGGCAAGACGGTGCTGGTCATCAGCCATGACGACCGCTACTTCCACGTCGCGGACCGGCTCCTGCACCTCGACTCCGGCAAGCTGCGGCCCCAGACGGAGCCGGCTCCCGCGGGAGCACGGCAGCTCGCGTCGTGA
- a CDS encoding thioesterase domain-containing protein, whose protein sequence is MVLNALPLTSNGKVDRKALPAPVRVREGADHVAPRTATELRLAAIWEELLKVPRVGARDDFFDLGGHSLMATQVVARVHGTFGVELAVIDLFEAPTLEALAARIDAGAPSQSALVPLRRGGPRTPFFCVHPVGGGVLAYLELSRRMHPEQPFYGLQSPTGQESHDTLEAMATRYVDAIQEVQPHGPYLLGGWSMGGRVAYEMARQLQQRGETVALLAIIDARSHEDGQRLEGAEALAREVFLFADHLSRLSGLNPEAAGLLGQVDAEELKALLEDTPGAGADLPPQALSELRALWRVFSLNLRASHAYLPGPYPGPLVLLRAAEGPREGLAEDLGWGALASKVEVHEVPGDHFSLIAPPHVEQVAERLRELLERAREGNTSSASSAA, encoded by the coding sequence GTGGTGCTCAACGCGCTGCCGCTCACCTCCAACGGCAAGGTGGACCGCAAGGCGCTGCCCGCTCCCGTGCGGGTCCGGGAGGGCGCGGACCACGTGGCGCCGCGCACCGCCACCGAGCTGCGGCTGGCCGCCATCTGGGAGGAGCTGCTGAAGGTGCCGCGCGTGGGCGCTCGGGATGACTTCTTCGACCTGGGAGGCCACTCGCTGATGGCCACGCAGGTGGTGGCGCGCGTCCACGGCACCTTCGGCGTGGAGCTGGCCGTCATCGACCTCTTCGAGGCGCCCACCCTGGAGGCGCTGGCGGCACGCATCGACGCGGGTGCACCCTCGCAGTCGGCCCTGGTGCCGCTGCGGCGCGGGGGCCCCCGAACGCCCTTCTTCTGCGTGCACCCGGTGGGCGGTGGCGTGCTGGCCTACCTCGAGCTGTCGAGGCGGATGCATCCGGAGCAGCCCTTCTACGGCCTGCAGTCCCCCACGGGGCAGGAGTCGCACGACACGCTGGAGGCGATGGCCACCCGCTACGTGGACGCCATCCAGGAGGTGCAACCCCACGGGCCGTACCTGCTGGGCGGCTGGTCCATGGGCGGACGCGTGGCCTACGAGATGGCCCGCCAGCTCCAGCAGCGCGGAGAGACGGTGGCGCTGCTGGCCATCATCGACGCCCGGAGCCACGAGGACGGGCAGAGGCTGGAGGGAGCGGAGGCCCTCGCCCGGGAGGTGTTCCTGTTCGCCGACCACCTGTCGCGCCTGTCCGGACTGAACCCCGAGGCCGCCGGGCTGCTGGGGCAGGTGGACGCGGAGGAGCTGAAGGCACTCCTGGAGGACACGCCGGGAGCGGGGGCGGACCTGCCGCCGCAAGCGCTCTCCGAGCTGCGCGCGCTGTGGCGGGTCTTCTCCCTCAACCTGCGCGCCTCACACGCGTACCTGCCCGGGCCCTACCCGGGCCCGCTCGTCCTGCTGCGCGCGGCGGAGGGGCCGCGGGAGGGCCTGGCGGAGGACCTGGGCTGGGGCGCCCTGGCCTCGAAGGTGGAGGTGCACGAGGTGCCCGGAGACCACTTCAGTCTCATCGCCCCACCCCATGTGGAGCAGGTGGCGGAGCGGCTGCGGGAGTTGTTGGAGCGAGCGCGAGAGGGGAACACCTCCTCCGCGTCCAGTGCGGCTTGA